In a genomic window of Larus michahellis chromosome 3, bLarMic1.1, whole genome shotgun sequence:
- the FBXO5 gene encoding F-box only protein 5 isoform X1, which yields MHKDTNKIIESNLNHSFKMKRDFDCTSLPAGFAPLKSAVEKTRLEESCSLNYEEGFCKSCAEDHQKILLSDSNHAATRNLELEDEGRPVHNKENKQVTQTLDEGIYEMEALENSKFNEDSGYSSMLSSQYADAIEHDDSIPLAGNLCGTPKHCLKNQNQAQFSKKTLLPVIHYEEMICSTLKKSGKRNLKSWAVVDKIVLRGKVELCNLIGKKMGLDKIDILAELFQKNLKHILANILRHLSEMDLVNFAKVSTTWQKILQEDKWIFQMYNKAVKNLSNGAKAPEHAATRDFVVYRAALASIQKATPPKNLSKKGTRSKASKNHSRLMEFSEAAKTLKNTESLKVCHRCGSPAKYDSYLQRATCNRESCSFDFCTKCMCSYHSSSDCMSGKPVKPSSKLGPLPGTKKSKQNLRRL from the exons ATGCATAAG gatacaaacaaaataattgaatcAAACCTTAACCACTCTTTCAAAATGAAACGCGATTTTGATTGTACGTCTCTTCCTGCTGGGTTTGCACCATTGAAGTCTGCTGTGGAGAAAACAAGACTGGAAGAATCCTGCTCCTTGAATTATGAGGAAGGCTTTTGTAAAAGCTGTGCTGAAGACCATCAGAAAATACTTCTTAGTGACTCAAACCATGCGGCCACCAGAAATCTAGAACTTGAAGATGAAGGAAGACCTGtacataataaagaaaataaacaagtaacCCAGACGCTTGATGAAGGTATCTATGAAATGGAGGCACTGGAAAACAGCAAATTTAATGAGGACAGTGGTTATTCCTCTATGTTAAGTAGCCAATACGCTGATGCAATAGAACATGATGATAGTATACCTTTGGCTGGGAATCTCTGTGGCACACCAAAGCATTGTCTCAAGAACCAAAACCAAGCACAGTTTTCAAAGAAGACTTTGTTGCCAGTAATCCATTACGAAGAAATGATTTGCTCAACTTTGAAAAAAAGTGGTAAAAGAAATCTCAAGTCTTGGGCTGTAGTGGACAAAATTGTTCTCAGGGGAAAGGTTGAACTTTGTAACCTAATTGGAAAGAAAATGGGATTAGACAAAATAGACATTCTTGCCGAACTCTTCCAAAAGAACCTGAAGCATATATTAGCAAATATCTTAAGGCATCTCAGTGAGATGGATTTAGTAAA TTTTGCCAAAGTCAGCACAACATGGCAGAAGATTCTACAAGAAGACAAATGGATTTTCCAAATGTATAATAAAGCTGTGAAAAACCTTTCT aaTGGCGCTAAGGCACCAGAACATGCAGCAACAAGGGACTTTGTTGTCTACCGAGCAGCTTTAGCTTCCATTCAGAAAGCAACCCCACCAAAAAACTTGAGTAAAAAAGGCACCAGATCCAAAGCATCTAAGAATCACAGCAGGCTCATGGAGTTTTCTGAG GCTGCCAAGACCTTGAAAAACACTGAAAGCCTTAAAGTCTGCCATCGCTGTGGCTCACCTGCAAAGTATGACTCCTATCTACAAAGAGCGACGTGTAATCGTGAAAGCTGTAGCTTTGACTTTTGCACAAAGTGCATGTGCAGCTACCACAGCTCCAGTGACTGTATGAGTGGCAAACCAGTGAAACCCAGCTCTAAGCTAGGGCCGCTTCCTGGgactaagaaaagcaaacagaatctACGGCGATTGtga
- the FBXO5 gene encoding F-box only protein 5 isoform X2, producing MKRDFDCTSLPAGFAPLKSAVEKTRLEESCSLNYEEGFCKSCAEDHQKILLSDSNHAATRNLELEDEGRPVHNKENKQVTQTLDEGIYEMEALENSKFNEDSGYSSMLSSQYADAIEHDDSIPLAGNLCGTPKHCLKNQNQAQFSKKTLLPVIHYEEMICSTLKKSGKRNLKSWAVVDKIVLRGKVELCNLIGKKMGLDKIDILAELFQKNLKHILANILRHLSEMDLVNFAKVSTTWQKILQEDKWIFQMYNKAVKNLSNGAKAPEHAATRDFVVYRAALASIQKATPPKNLSKKGTRSKASKNHSRLMEFSEAAKTLKNTESLKVCHRCGSPAKYDSYLQRATCNRESCSFDFCTKCMCSYHSSSDCMSGKPVKPSSKLGPLPGTKKSKQNLRRL from the exons ATGAAACGCGATTTTGATTGTACGTCTCTTCCTGCTGGGTTTGCACCATTGAAGTCTGCTGTGGAGAAAACAAGACTGGAAGAATCCTGCTCCTTGAATTATGAGGAAGGCTTTTGTAAAAGCTGTGCTGAAGACCATCAGAAAATACTTCTTAGTGACTCAAACCATGCGGCCACCAGAAATCTAGAACTTGAAGATGAAGGAAGACCTGtacataataaagaaaataaacaagtaacCCAGACGCTTGATGAAGGTATCTATGAAATGGAGGCACTGGAAAACAGCAAATTTAATGAGGACAGTGGTTATTCCTCTATGTTAAGTAGCCAATACGCTGATGCAATAGAACATGATGATAGTATACCTTTGGCTGGGAATCTCTGTGGCACACCAAAGCATTGTCTCAAGAACCAAAACCAAGCACAGTTTTCAAAGAAGACTTTGTTGCCAGTAATCCATTACGAAGAAATGATTTGCTCAACTTTGAAAAAAAGTGGTAAAAGAAATCTCAAGTCTTGGGCTGTAGTGGACAAAATTGTTCTCAGGGGAAAGGTTGAACTTTGTAACCTAATTGGAAAGAAAATGGGATTAGACAAAATAGACATTCTTGCCGAACTCTTCCAAAAGAACCTGAAGCATATATTAGCAAATATCTTAAGGCATCTCAGTGAGATGGATTTAGTAAA TTTTGCCAAAGTCAGCACAACATGGCAGAAGATTCTACAAGAAGACAAATGGATTTTCCAAATGTATAATAAAGCTGTGAAAAACCTTTCT aaTGGCGCTAAGGCACCAGAACATGCAGCAACAAGGGACTTTGTTGTCTACCGAGCAGCTTTAGCTTCCATTCAGAAAGCAACCCCACCAAAAAACTTGAGTAAAAAAGGCACCAGATCCAAAGCATCTAAGAATCACAGCAGGCTCATGGAGTTTTCTGAG GCTGCCAAGACCTTGAAAAACACTGAAAGCCTTAAAGTCTGCCATCGCTGTGGCTCACCTGCAAAGTATGACTCCTATCTACAAAGAGCGACGTGTAATCGTGAAAGCTGTAGCTTTGACTTTTGCACAAAGTGCATGTGCAGCTACCACAGCTCCAGTGACTGTATGAGTGGCAAACCAGTGAAACCCAGCTCTAAGCTAGGGCCGCTTCCTGGgactaagaaaagcaaacagaatctACGGCGATTGtga